In the genome of Cyclopterus lumpus isolate fCycLum1 chromosome 19, fCycLum1.pri, whole genome shotgun sequence, one region contains:
- the pvalb3 gene encoding parvalbumin 3, whose product MALAASLNAADITAALAACQAADSFKHKDFFGKVGLSAKSADDIKNAFKVIDQDKSGFIEEEELKLFLQNFSASARALTDGETKAFLKAGDVDGDGMIGMDEFAAMVKS is encoded by the exons atggcattAGCAGCATCCCTCAACGCGGCTGACATCACTGCAGCCCTTGCAGCCTGCCAAG CTGCAGACTCTTTCAAGCACAAGGACTTCTTTGGTAAGGTTGGCCTGTCCGCCAAGAGCGCCGATGACATCAAGAATGCCTTCAAAGTCATTGACCAGGACAAGAGTGGATtcattgaggaggaggagctgaa GCTGTTCCTGCAGAACTTCTCCGCCTCTGCCAGAGCTCTGACCGACGGTGAGACCAAAGCCTTCCTCAAGGCTGGTGACGTTGATGGTGACGGCATGATCGGCATGGATG AGTTCGCCGCCATGGTCAAGAGCTAA
- the pvalb9 gene encoding parvalbumin 9, which yields MSLTSILSAEAIENAVKDCQAPDSFCYKKFFQLCGLSSKSPQEIKVVFKILDEDNSGYIEESELKHFLRQFVPGARTLTEAETKSFISAADDDSDGRIGAEEFQTMVLS from the exons ATGTCACTCACCTCCATTCTCTCAGCTGAGGCCATTGAAAACGCTGTCAAGGACTGTCAAG ctcCGGACTCATTCTGCTACAAAAAGTTCTTCCAGTTGTGTGGCCTGTCCTCAAAGAGCCCCCAGGAAATCAAAGTTGTCTTCAAGATCCTCGATGAGGACAACAGCGGCTACATCGAGGAGTCTGAGCTCAA GCACTTCCTGCGTCAGTTTGTCCCCGGGGCTCGGACACTGACCGAGGCAGAAACCAAGAGTTTCATATCAGCGGCTGATGATGACAGTGACGGCAGAATTGGAGCAGAGG AATTCCAGACTATGGTCCTGTCCTGA
- the ccz1 gene encoding vacuolar fusion protein CCZ1 homolog, whose product MLMISPRMASGMQEKQYTPSLLNFFVYNPTFGQKEGEEEKKILFYHPSDVEKNEKIRNVGLCEAIVQFTRTFCPTKPAKSLHTQKNRQFFFEPEDNFWIVMVVRNPMIEKPNKDGKPPTVEYQEEEIIDTVYGAVVKQCYSMYKLFNGTFGRQMEAGGVELLIQKLEKFFYRYLQTLHLQSCDLLDVFGGISFFPLDKMTYLKIQSFVNRVEESLSLIKYTAFLYNDQLIWSGLEQDDMRILYKYLTTSLFPRHSEPELAGRDSPLRPEVAGNLLHYGRFLTGPTNLKDPEAKFRFPKIFVSTEDGYEELHLIVYKAMSAAACFMISASVELTRDFCEQLDGLVGPQLTLLASDICEQFTVNRRISGPEKEPQFKFIYFNHMNLAEKSTIHMRKTASVCLTSVHPDLMKILGDINCDFARVDEDEEIIVKAMTDYWVVGKKSDQRELYVILNQKNANLIEVNEEVKRLCATQFNNIFFLD is encoded by the exons ATGCTGATGATAAG TCCCAGAATGGCCTCAGGAATGCAAGAGAAACAGTACACACCATCCCTGCTCAATTTCTTCGTTTACAACCCCACATTTGGGCAAAAGGAAGGCGAG gaggagaagaagatctTGTTTTACCACCCAAGTGATGTGGAGAAGAATGAGAAGATCAGAAATGTGGGCCTTTGTGAGGCCATTGTTCAGTTCACAAG GACTTTCTGTCCAACAAAACCAGCAAAAtccctgcacacacagaagaaCCGTCAGTTCTTCTTTGAGCCCGAGGACAATTTCTGGATAGTCATG GTTGTTCGAAACCCAATGATTGAGAAACCTAACAAAGATGGTAAACCTCCCACAGTAGAATATCAGGAAGAGGAAATAATT GACACTGTGTATGGTGCAGTGGTAAAGCAATGCTACAGCATGTACAAG CTCTTCAATGGTACGTTTGGTAGACAGATGGAAGCCGGCGGAGTGGAGCTGCTCATACAGAAGCTTGAAAAGTTCTTCTACAgg TATCTGCAGACTCTCCACTTGCAGTCCTGCGACTTGCTCGACGTATTCGGAGGCatcagcttcttcccactggaCAAGATGACCTACCTGAAGATCCAGTCCTTCGTCAACAGAGTGGAGGAGAGCCTAAGTCTCATCAAATACACAGCCTTCCTGTATAACGACCAGCTTATATG GAGCGGACTGGAACAAGATGATATGAGGATCCTGTACAAGTACCTGACCACCTCGCTGTTCCCCAGACACTCTGAACCAGAG cTGGCTGGCAGGGACTCTCCTCTGAGGCCGGAGGTTGCAGGGAATCTGTTGCACTATGGGAG GTTTTTGACGGGTCCGACTAATCTCAAAGATCCAGAGGCCAAATTCCGATTTCCAAAAATATTTGTCAGCACAGAGGACGGCTACGAGGAGCTGCATCTGATTGTATATAAG GCGATGAGCGCGGCAGCTTGTTTCATGATCAGTG CGTCTGTGGAGCTGACGAGGGACTTCTGCGAACAGCTCGACGGCTTGGTGGGCCCTCAGCTTACTTTGCTGGCGTCTGACATATGTGAACAGTTCACAGTTAACCGCAGGATATCAGG TCCAGAGAAGGAGCCCCAGTTTAAATTCATCTACTTCAACCACATGAACCTGGCGGAGAAGAGCACCATCCACATGAGGAAGACTGCCAGTGTTTGCCTCACCTCTGTTCACCCTGACCTCATGAAGATCCTGGGAGACATCAACTGTGACTTTGCCAG GGttgatgaggatgaagaaatCATCGTAAAGGCAATGACAGACTACTGGGTAGTCGGCAAGAAGTCAGACCAGAGAGAACTGTACGTGATCCTGAATCAGAAGAACGCCAACCTGATCGAAGTAAACG AGGAAGTTAAGAGGCTTTGTGCGACGCAGTtcaacaacattttctttttggacTGA
- the dlgap5 gene encoding disks large-associated protein 5: MDSQFAHLRQRDTSVSMLRVKMSRRRSQSQKENRERVVNTRRQLSELPELEVSSLDASIAQANMSTIQEKTLNKAKSAKDVALEERLKQLGRWKERKALEKEKEKRQRELKGVFKTGMYHPKDTLIIPSLPEVPGFLTRAKETKVNMASSQSARVTRSMKQQQQQQQIERPLKMQVSYTVAKKTQPAGDRSTRSRVAPVKLAPAPSVSKIQVSAVAPVVRSSRTRAANRPPVPAAPVMKDKPKDVRTTRSRAVVNHVAPFSHREKNGQATFNNLVEPVVVEEVEMQKTEEKPCPPSPAPCPEEENMVVDQVPTDSVPLVDPVEAPSSLSSFAPNGFIFQAPTGLSSFKFDPLTPRSADAFLSPSMSLPEVPAFNIEPEAEPCCSRPCTAPTMAPPTPGSPLESKHDVPYFRSVIVNETERLTTLCVNWEPNVEDESIPEEMRDRMRTAVGQARLLMKERFKQFSGLVDDCELGRGEKITTCTDLQGFWDMVYYQVEDVHKKFGALKEAESRGWVEEHKPQLPPRQRKVVKKPSAAPAKPTGTKGAAKSRLAAVKAAMKAKQQAAEAEKAAKDAGSDADNPSPNAEEPQSPQEPQPTVVFDGGFFQVESPGRASGLMQRSSRLSAAVLPQASPCSNYLSPRRVTQRSLAMAQTPLHSITSPAQPVHTPARFRLPLDQTPAQAPKSQRGTPQSSPTRKDTVNVSLCFSPVKEAPELCTPASVHSLPTINVVVEERGEPDEAVDVDLTLSPCKTAPEPASPPSFTLSPCVTPSQPPLSSPPAVQGLLEAQESVCLTPDNSAVEEIPELDFERYLQPSQGCSLSPMVDVEMESPRGQTEDLLTLEEPAHPAVRSALHLQSPQSQTAQSAMLLFTPDLKDRIRQSVCPSDLMVFTPPL; the protein is encoded by the exons ATGGATTCTCAATTTGCTCACCTGCGCCAGCGGGACACCAGTGTGTCAATGCTGAGAGTTAAAATGTCCCGCAGGAGGTCTCAGTCCCAGAAGGAAAACCGAGAACGGGTCGTGAACACGCGCAGGCAGCTGTCCGAGCTCCCAGAGCTGGAAGTGTCTTCCCTTGATGCCTCCATTGCTCAGGCCAACATGTCAACCATTCAGGAGAAGACGTTGAACAAAGCCAAATCTGCTAAAG atgtggctctagaagaaaggTTGAAACAGCTTGGGCGCTGGAAAGAGCGTAAGGCTcttgagaaagagaaggagaagagacagagggagcTGAAAGGGGTTTTCAAGACGGGCATGTACCACCCAAAAGACACCCTTATCATTCCCTCTCTGCCCGAAGTCCCAGGATTCTTAACCAGAGCaaaggag ACTAAAGTGAACATGGCTTCATCCCAGAGTGCCAGAGTCACTCGTTCTAtgaaacaacagcagcagcagcagcagattgaGAGG CCACTGAAGATGCAGGTTTCATATACTGtggcaaaaaaaa CTCAGCCTGCTGGGGACAGATCAACCAGGAGCCGGGTCGCTCCTGTCAAGCTTGCACCCGCGCCGTCCGTTTCCAAGATTCAAGTTTCTGCAG TGGCGCCTGTCGTACGATCTTCGAGGACCAGAGCAGCCAACAGGCCTCCTGTTCCAGCAGCACCTGTGATGAAAGACAAACCGAAGG ATGTAAGAACCACCAGAAGCAGAGCGGTTGTCAACCATGTGGCCCCCTTTTCCCACAGAGAAAAGAACGGTCAAG CAACTTTCAACAACCTTGTTGAGCCTGTTGTGGTCGAG GAGGTTGAGATGcagaagacagaggaaaaaCCATGTCCCCCCAGCCCGGCACCCTGCCCTGAAGAGGAAAACATGGTGGTGGACCAAGTCCCGACCGACTCTGTCCCTCTTGTGGATCCCGTTGAAGCGCCatcttctttatcttcttttgCTCCAAATGGTTTTATATTCCAGGCTCCCACTGGTTTATCGTCCTTCAAGTTCGATCCTCTCACTCCTCGCTCAGCAGACGCCTTCCTTTCACCGAG CATGAGTCTTCCAGAGGTCCCCGCCTTCAACATTGAGCCTGAGGCTGAGCCTTGCTGCTCTCGTCCCTGCACAGCTCCCACAATGGCCCCCCCAACTCCAGGCAGCCCTCTGGAATCAAAACACGATGTACCATACTTCAG ATCGGTAATTGTCAATGAGACCGAAAGACTGACGACTCTGTGTGTCAACTGGGAGCCTAACGTGGAGGATGAGTCTATCCCAGAAGAGA TGAGAGACCGTATGCGTACAGCAGTGGGCCAAGCGAGGCTGTTGATGAAGGAGCGCTTCAAACAGTTCAGCGGTCTGGTGGACGACTGTGAGCTGGGCCGGGGGGAGAAGATCACCACCTGCACTGACCTGCAGGGATTCTGGGACATGGTGTATTACCAG GTAGAGGATGTCCACAAAAAGTTTGGCGCACTTAAAGAAGCAGAGAGCCGAGGCTGGGTGGAGGAGCACAAGCCGCAGCTGCCACCACGACAGAGGAAAGTAGTGAAG AAACCATCAGCTGCACCTGCCAAGCCAACAGGAACCAAAGGGGCAGCCAAGTCTCGCCTGGCTGCTGTGAAAGCGGCCATGAAAGCCAAACAGCAGGCGGCTGAGGCAGAGAAAGCGGCAAAAGACGCTGGCAGTGATGCAGACAACCCCAGCCCGAACGCTGAGGAACCACAGTCCCCACAGGAGCCCCAACCGACGGTGGTCTTTGACGGAGGCTTCTTCCAGGTGGAGAGCCCAGGCAGAGCATCGG GTTTGATGCAGAGATCCAGCCGCCTGAGTGCTGCTGTGCTGCCTCAGGCCTCTCCCTGCTCCAACTACCTCTCACCTAGAAGAGTCACTCAGCGATCCCTTGCCATGGCGCAGACCCCCCTTCACAGCATCACCTCTCCCGCTCAGCCCGTCCACACTCCTGCCCGGTTCCGTCTTCCCCTCGACCAAACCCCAGCACAAGCGCCAAAGTCTCAACGTGGCACTCCTCAGTCGTCCCCGACCAGAAAGGACACTGTAAACGTCTCCCTTTGTTTCTCGCCTGTCAAGGAAGCTCCTGAATTGTGCACGCCCGCATCCGTGCATTCACTTCCAACCATTaatgtggtggtggaggagcgAGGCGAACCAGATGAAGCCGTTGATGTTGACCTGACGCTCTCTCCGTGCAAAACCGCCCCCGAGCCCGCATCACCCCCGAGTTTCACGTTGTCACCATGTGTGACGCCCAGCCagcctcccctctcctcccctcctgctgTGCAAGGTCTTCTGGAGGCCCAAGAGTCTGTGTGTCTCACACCGGACAACTCTGCTGTTGAG GAAATTCCTGAGTTGGACTTTGAGCGTTACCTCCAGCCGTCACAGGGATGCAGCCTGTCCCCCATGGTGGATGTAGAGATGGAGAGTCCTAGAGGTCAGACAGAGGACCTGCTTACTCTGGAAGAACCAG CACATCCAGCGGTGCGTTCAGCTTTACATCTTCAGTCACCACAG TCCCAGACAGCCCAGTCTGCCATGCTTCTCTTCACCCCGGACCTGAAGGACCGGATACGCCAGTCTGTCTGTCCGAGTGACCTAATGGTCTTCACACCTCCACTCTGA